The window TTGGTCTGTGACAGCACTGCTCCTATGGCTGTAGCTTACGCATCGCAGGTCACCCAGGTGGGGCTGGAGATATCAAAGGGAGCCAACACTGGGTCTGTGATGAGCTGCACTTTGAGCACACGCACAGCATCAGAGCATGCCTGTGACCACACCCATGACTCATCCTTATGCAGCAGTCGCCGTTGTGGGGCAGTGGTAGCAGAAAATGTGGGGAGAACTTCAGGTAGTAGCCCATCATGCCCAAAAAGCTGCACTCTCTATTCGTAATGCAATTGTGATTGAGACAGTGATAAGTCATCTGGTTCTAACAGCAGAGTTTCACGCACTTTTGCATCATTGGTATGTTCAATTAACTAGTCGTGAATCATTTCATCCTGCAATGCACTGAACTTTGCATGTGCTGGCCAATCCCCGCAAGTTGGCTACGTACTGTGGCACAGACTCACCGGGAAGCTGGTGTCTGTTGCAAAACAGTTGCAAGAGGGTGCTCTGTGGGGCTGCAACGTGTGCGGTCAGTAGTCAGTAGTGTCATAATTGCTTGTGGGGCTGTCTCAAGCGCTCTCAGCACGCGCTGGCCCTCGGCTCCCAAGCAATGCAGTAACACTTTTTTTCACACCCACACTGGGAGTAACATCAATTTTGTTATTGTATCTTTTACTTAACCACTCTTTTTTAGACCACACTAGATGAACACATTGGTCAGGCACGACAGAATGCTTTCGGCACAATCAAACTCGATGCATCACTGAACACTAACTCATTATGCATTTTCAAACAACACAGAACACAAGAGCACAACACTATTGTTAGAATTTTTGGAAGATTTTCCATGTTTTGTTTCAAGCACTTGGCAGGAAGCAAATATGGGCTTTTGGTCTGTACTACAAAAGGGCTGCTTTTGGTTATATTCTGCAGAACATCACCACAGTGAGGGTCAGTATCACAGACGTCAATGACAACGCTCCAGTCTTCAGCTCTGACATCTACAGCAGAAGCATTCTGATTAAAGACGCCAAAGTTGGAGAGGTGCTGCTGACAGTCTCTGCCACGCATAAAGATGTCGGGTCCAATGCAATCATTAGCTACAGGTACAGATCAAGACAAATTCTCATTTATTTAGGATTAATAATATGAAGGCACAACACACTTACCTACATGCATGAATGTTGTCTTTTTGTAGTTTCTCTGAAGACTCTTCCATGGTCGCACTGGACGCTGAAACAGGAGACATtactttgacctctgaccttagCGAGGTCACAGAAGACACGCTGCTAAACCTGACTGCTATAGCAACAGATCATGGCAGACCACCAAAATCTGATGAAGGTTTGGGTGTAGCTTGTTCCCactcatataaatataaaaaagtggtTACACAGTTGTTACTCCATTTTAGCATCCATTCTTCATAAAAGACATAATTTCTTCATTCTTCTCTTTATAGCCAAAGTCTTGATCCATTTCAAAACTGAAGGTTTGGCTTTTGAGAGCTCCTCCTACAACTTTACAATTAAAGAGAACGAACCTCAGGCAACGATAGTAGGTCATGTCAAGGCATTAACAGGGAGTCCACAGGTTACAGTCAGCTATAACATGAAGTCACATGAGGATGTCTTCTCTGTGGATGGTGAGGGAACCATAAAAGCTCTCAGACCGCTggacaaggaggaagaggagtggTACTTCCTCAAAGTAGAGGCCATAGACTCCAGCAGTCCTCCAAACACTGCAGAGACAATGGTATTTTTCTCACTACAAACTAAGGCCAGAAACATACAATGAAAACAAAGGTGACATATCATGAGAATCTGACTTTTCTCATTTTTAAGTGCTATAATTGCGTCTCAGAAAACtgtggaaatgtgaaaatatgccCCTCGTGACATAGAAaaggtatattattattattatattacctCCCCTTAATCTGCATGTTTCCATCAATGGTGCCACCATTTTCTTTTCTTAAGCGACAATGGTGTACTATTTGTAACTCCATTGTGAAAGTTAAAGtgcaataagacatgaaagaaCTTTTTAGTTTAGTACTTGTCATGTGACAGACACGTTAAAACTTATATGATTTAAAACTCATGATTTCAgcccaaaaaattataataaaaaccaaACATGTTTTTAACAGAGTATCTGAGGAATGAGCTGTAAAGGCACAGCCCTATTTTGGAAAAGGGGGCAGGGAgtagcagctcatttgcatttaaagacacaTGCACTAAAACAGCATGTTTCTGCTTCCTCTCAATTCAGgaattttcaaaatgatataataaatgatccGTGGGGTATTTAGAGTTGAACCTTCATAGACACATTCTGggggacacctgagacttatattacatattgtaaaaaggggGATAATAGGTCTCCTTTAATATCTGAACAACACATTGTCCCGTTGTATATGAGGCAACAAAGCAACCAGGAGAATACTTTTCTGGCCTTGCTCTCATACATGTCAAAGTCACATACTGACACAAGCTAAAAGAAATTAGCATCGACTTTCTCTCACTTTATTTTCAGGTCAGTGTTCAGGTTGAGAACGTAAATGAGGCTCCTGTGTTTGACGCTGCAATTTATGAGGCCCATATCCCCAGCAACTCTCCATACAAATGCCCTATAGTGAAGGTTCAGGTAAGTGATAAATGTAATAAACTGCAATTATGTACCTTGGTGTGTAACTTTTCCCATTCATGCTACTAACATCAATCATGCCTTATTTGGGAGATGTGGGCTGCTGTTTTTAAAGTGATCTGAATTTTCTGTATAATTTGGTGTCTGGAATGTTTCTCTCAAAAAGAAGCTAAGCTGCTAGCCAACAAACTATACCTAAACCAAATGAAATTGCATGACCAGACTCTGATTTTAGGGATGTCAATAGACTAGACCATTAGTAACATATAGTAACTGTACAAAGGTTCAAGGATGGAAAGGAAGAGGATGAGGGGTCGGCTTGACTGCTGATGTTTTTATTAAAGAATAACTTATGACTACGGACGGTGTCACTCGTACCGGCAACAACAAACTAGACACACTTCCGGGTTGCGGCTTCCGGCTCGTGCGGTCGTCATAGTCCTTCTCTCTCTACTACTCCGGTTTCCCCTGGTGTtaaatactctctccacgccagttactgaaacaagagacaggtgttgatTATTTCCGTTCAACCCGTTTACTCACTGTTCGTCTCCGgactctctctcccgctgcaggcTTCGCTAAACCATGCCTCCGCCTCCAcagtaacatttttgtttgtaattggTTGAAATGTTGTGTTTCCTTTAGGCATCAGACCCTGATGTTGGCGAGAGCTCAAAACTGCAGTATTCCCTACTGGAGCACTGTCCACTGCTAGATGTAGATGTAAACACTGGTCAGCTCTACGTACTGGATGTATCCGGTTTTGGAGACAGTCTGTTCACCTTACAGGTTAAAGCCACTGATGAACTTGGACTATTCACAACTACAACAGTACAGGTAAGCAGAGTCATTTCAATGCCATTTTGATTGGAAGCCATAAAACAAAGCCATCAGTGCAATGCATTCAGtgatcaaataaacattttttgtgCTTGCCTGCAGATCAAAGTGAGAGAAATTGCAAGTGACAACTTTGTGGTCATTCCAAAAAAGCCTAAGTTCAAGCTGAAAGAGATGATGCCAAAGAAATGATTCCCCTGCTCGGCATGGACTGTTTGGAGGAGTGATTTGTGTACTACATTTCCAAGTCTTGAACAAAACAAGACATAGTTTTTTTAACcaattattttgaataaacagTTCTTTCTGgtttacaaattaatttaaaccatttttgttataattaataGTTCATTGGTACTTTTGAGCACTGTGTGTTTTTCCTCAGTTCTTTGTGAAAATCTGTGAAAATCCTCAGTGTGAATCCTGAAGTTGCAGAGCATACTCAGAGAGCTTTATATCCATGGACACCTATTGTAATGTCATGTAGGCTAGATGAAACAGTGTTTTGAATTACACGATTGCATTACATGATTTTAATGTACAACATGGGAGACAGAGAACCACTAAATGCAAAGCTTGATGACTGCAATTGTAAACACAAcacttattttcattattttggtgATGGATCATTGGAGCTAGCTTACTTCCTGTTCTAAACAGACAGATGCTAGCATGATAACAACTGACAGAATGTGAAAGCTGAGCtatgttttattaaaagcaaCATGCACAATTATTGTGATTACTGGGTGGCTGGTGCGCTACAAATAATGAATGGaagatgttaaatattatttacaatcaTTTACTGTATTATACCGTGGATTTTAACAGAGAGACGGTAATCTTATATTGGCTGAATCATCTTAAAATAAACTATGTAACAAAACAGTGTAATAAAAAGAGAACAGTACCAATAGAGATGGCGTGATGGTAGAAGAATAATCACAGAAATGAGGCAAGTTAGGATTGGCCAGCTTTTGTTGTTAATACCAGGAAGTCTGCTATTTGCTCACACATAAACCAATTCATGCATTCCTTTTATCAACAGTTAAATACATGCATGAATAAAAGCTGAGGAAAAACCATTTTTAACATGCAAATTCAGAAGTCGATCAAGGCCATTAAAATGCTTGCACAGTCCTACACCACTTCATGGGTCGACATTTCACTCAGTAATATTATATAGTTATGATTTATATGTTGTTGTCTGTTTGATGATCACGTTAGCTCAATGCTTCTATCACtattttctgcttcttcttctttgcTTGTTTTGGGATCTTGAGATTTTGTACTATTTCAAAAGATGCCTCATGGCACACTCTACTGTATAAGAGTGAAAACATGGATTGAAGGGAAATTCCATCAATGGCAGGAAAGAGTTAAGAAACACCCAAATTATGAGTTTTTTTTCCACCTGTCTGCCAAAATAAATTGGCTCAATTGAAACTAAATGCTTTTTaggtttaatgtttcagtaaacatTCAAATCCTTAATTACATAAAATGATCAGCACAAGATATAATAAACTTTCAAACCTTTATACAAAGTGTTTATTGTGTGTGACCTTTGATTTGTTctgtaatgcaaataaaatgttggtgtaataaatatatatatatctggttcTGAAAAAAAAGGAACTAGTAAGCTGTGATAAGATAACCTTTAATTGTGTTCGTTGTAGCAGCATAGAATAAGGTGGAAAGATTTGGAAAATCTCACTGAGTTACACAGCAGACCAGGATgtgaattattcatttttgtcATGTATCTTTCCAGCCTGTTCAATGTCAGGCCAAAGTCCTGCATAAATGTCATAATTTATGACAATAAATTAGTGGATATTATTAAGGAAGGAATAATGTACTGTTTATAATTGCTGTTTATAATTTCTTTAatgtactgttaaaaaaaaaaagatcaaatctcAGACAGACCTCCTACAGAGGTTGGTTTTATTATAATCATCGGTTCAATCTTATGACCTCACCAATTTATGAACAAACTAATTTAGAGTTTAAATGATTCCATTATGTGACAAGAAAAAGAGTACAGAGGAAAATGAAAGACATAAAGACCAGCGTATGAAGTCAGTTAGCAGAAAACATTAGCATTTGACATTAGAACGTTGCAACTGTCCAATCAGAACGAAGTATTCTGGAAGGCTGTATAATGTTTAACAAGAATAGACCTAAGTGACTAAAACCATTGCAATGGGAAGAAATGATAGAATGAGATTGAATGAGAAGTTAAGGTCGATATCAAAGGTTCAAATCTTAGATATCCTCGAACAAATTCGTAACATCAACTTCTTTCCAGAAAATCCCTCCCACATCATTCCTGCATTATTGGCCTTTATGAAGCACCTTTGATACCTGCTTACAGCAGATACCATATCTGTTTATGACATACAATAAAGAACAGCTCAGAGAGAGATGTTACACAAGAAATAGTGGTTTTCTTCACTTCCAGGCTTCATACAAGCTGTGCTGACAGCGGATTACGGAAAAGATGGCCTCATTTTCAATTTCTATATATTCTCTATTTATTTTAGCGTTTCTGCATGTCCATAGCGTATTGAGTGATACTGGTAAGTCAAATTTCTGTCTGTCTAATAAAGTAAAATGCTTGTCAAGATTTAACCGGAAGATAATGGGACTTAATATTAGTAAAATAGTTATAtttcaaaatgataaaatattttattccatgAGTTTTAAACAAGTAATATTCAATACACGACCAGATACTATGTCGATTCGATTTAGAATGACAACTGAAGCTCGTCAccagaaaaaacactgaaaataaaaatggtggCCAATTTTAAAACTGCctgtttaaatagtttttatgttttgtgtgatTTAATGTTGTTTGTCATATTGAATGTAGGCTTTCAGCCGTCTGTGAAGTCTTTAAGCCAATCACAGATAAACTGTGCGACTGGAACTAATGTCATTGTAGGGAGCGTCCAGGAGGGATATGAAGGTGAGATATGCTAACATATTGTTTACAATATTACATTTGTCTTTTCACTTTTGGAAGAAAACTTTTGTGTTGacataattattagtagtatatatttatactaatctgaaatgtttatattaaaatatttcaaaatatatttgatcaaGTGCTGTTGCTTTTGGGCATTGCAAGAGTAATACAAGAAGCGTGTTagaatacatatttaaatgtgtttaatctgGTTTCAAGGTGAAGTAGAGCGTCTCACTAATATCGGACCTAATGATCGTCTGGTGCTGGAGTCATATCTCTTTCCTGTTGGTTTGGAGTTTGTGGAGCTGATTTATTCTGAAGGAGATTCATCTGCTTCTGTACGAACCAGAAAACCACTGGACGCTGATGAACTAAAGGAGGTTTGTTCCAGCTTCACTGATTCATTGAGTTAGCAGAGACTCAGCTAGTCTCGGTCTTAACTAAGCTTTCTTTACCAATTCTGACATAGCTGATAATATtgcacttgatttttttttcactctttgtgTGCTTTATTTCTTCTAGTATGGAGAGAAATTATATTATTCAGTCACCTGCTTGAACTCAGgggtatgtttatttatttaaacaataccATCATAAAAGAATTCAAACaaagcattatagaaataaagatTCAACATAAAAACTTTGACTATGAAGTCTTCATTGTTCATTTCAGCTAAAAAACCTCCGGACGGTAGACATTCTGGACATCAATGACAACCCTCCGATCTTCCAGAGCGAATCATACAGTGCCACAGTGTCCGAGGTGTGTGTAATGTCTCGTCTCCATACAGCTGTAGTGTGTTTGGTCACTGAGAGATCTCACATCTTTTAGTAAAACCTGTCTTTTGCTCCAGACGACGACTGTGGGTTCAGATGTGCTCAGGGTGAGGGCTGACGATGCAGACGTGTCTCCAGAAAACAACAGAATTACTTATTCTATACTGGTGAGACGTAAACAGCTCTCATGAATTTGATAAATACAATAAGCTGCACTGTGCAACAGCTATGTAAGCTCAGCTTGTGTCCATATCCTCATTTTAATTCATATCTTCCAATCTATTAACAGCCTCCAGTACCAGATGAGTTTGAAGTGAGAGGTGATGGTAACATCAGGTTGAAACAACGTCTGAACTACAACAATGCTCAACAGTACATCTTCACTGTGGAAGCAAGGGTAACAACAAAACCACTAACAGCCTCTGCATCCATTTAGTTTACTACTTTGATTACTAAACTTCAAAGTGCTTCTCTAGTAGTCTATTCTTTGAAGAAATAGTCctcacaaaaatgaaaactaatttaTGGAACCCaaaatgtttagcagaatgtccaagctgcttttTTTCCATATAAAACGGTAACACAGCACAATGTTTCTTTGCAGGATAAAGGAGGACTCAGTGACACAACAACAGTTACAATAACGGTTGAAGATTTTGACAATCTAAACCCTTATTTTGATCACAGTCTCTATAAAGCATCTATTGAGGAAAACCAGGTAAACGATGAGGAGAGAAGACCAATTCTTGAAAAACTTCTGAGCACACAAAATAAACTCTCTTTTCTGTTCATGTCCAGGCAGGACAATTGTCAGATGTCACTCCTGAGGAAATAAAAGCTCAAGATGGCGACACGGGCGTCAACGAGCCTGTCGTTTACAGCATAACAGCAGGTACTGTAACAGAATTACAACACACAAGACTCAAGTCTGATAATATGGAGGGatataaaaatcaaacaaacaacagTCAAACACTGTAAAAGACAATTGATAAAACAAGTACTTTACACCCCTAATAATATACGTATATTTGAATATTCTGAATTAAGTTTCTGGTAATAAAGTGCACATATCCACATTCTTGTTCCAGTCTTTCCAAATGAATATCAGAGCAACTTTGAAATTGATCGAAACAGTGGCGTCATCTCTGTGACAACAGCTCTAGACAGAGAGGAAATTGACCAGATAACGGTTAACATACAGGTATAAGACATTTCTAAACACATTATCATTTAGTTATGAATCTGAAGAGATTTCAGTATTTTGATTCTTCATGTTTTCTCACGAATGTTTCCTTGTAAAAACAGGCAGCTCAGCGTGATGATGTCAGTAAAACAGCAAACGCTGTGGTGTCTGTCACCATTAAGGACATGGATGACAACCCGCCCAAATTTGACCAGGATCAATACACAGAGTCTATTCTGGAAAATTCACCACAGGACCAGTTTGTGCTTCACACAAGAATCACTGATCTAGACCTGGTACTGTTCCTGAAAACCTTGCTGTCTgtttgtacaaataaaataaaaactgagaaAATAATTTACCAAGTGACCTCTTTCATCCCAGGGAGGATTTGTGGGAACAATTCGGATTATTCCCGAGACCGTCCCTTTTTCAATCAGCCCTGATGGAATAATTCGGGTGAAAAGCTCAGTGGACCTAGACAGAGAAACCACAGCTAGCTTCAGTTTTCAAGTAAGAATAAGgctcattttataataaaatataaatatgaatattgtgCAGTGAAAAATTATGAAACACTAATTTTGTAAAGGTTGAAGCACAAGAAAACCCTCCTTCTAGCAGCAAAGCAACAGCAGATGTGACCATTACCTTGCTGGATGAGAATGACAACAGTCCACAGTTTACAACTTCCTCGTATGAGGGCAAAGTTTTCAGCAACCAGACTGTTGGAATGCAGGTTGTCCAGGTGATGAATCATTGATTTGTCgagtcatttaaatgttttaaaagcataatcagtattttagtatattttcagAGATTGTGGAACCATAATGTCATTATAAGATGACTACTACTCCATAAACGGTGGAAAGAAGTTGTATACTAActaaacatacatacattttcatgtaaGGTCGAGGCAGCAGACCTGGATGAAGGTCCAAACGGGGAAATCAGCTACTCCATTGAGTTTGGAAATGAGAGAggtcattttgaaattaatgaGAATAATGGGGAGATTACACTAATTAACCAAATTGACCTGGTGGTCAATACAATCCTTGAGTTTGCACTCTATGTTACTGCAAAAGATGGTAAGTTTTCAGATCTATAGGTGTTTTGGCAGACATTTGATGGAGGCCAATATGGCTGTGGAAACTTTAGTTTTGGCTCATAAACCACTGTACTTTCTTTTCATACTATTAGGGGGTGCTATTACCAGATCAACTGCTGCAATTGTGAATATCAAGGCACCTGGAGAGTCTCATCCTCAGTTCCTCCGGGACAGCTACCAGGGACAAGTAGAGGAGGATCAGGCAGACGCAGATATCGTGAAGGTCCTTACAGCACAAACAGTTATCTTATAAGAGCTTCTTTTCCAAGGCACTGTCTCTGTAACTGATATAAAAGCCTTTGATGATAATAATAGtctgctgaattaaaaaaaaaaaaaacgaagataTTTTCACTAGACTTGGTACACTTATGTATGGGCTCAGTCTGAGGACACATGGAATAAATGGTAGAGCTTGGCCACTTGGTGGTGCTATAACAGGACAAAATATCAAATAATCTGTAAAGCCTCTATTTTCCACTGAGCGGTACGGTACGGTACAAGTACAGTACAATTCGGGATGGTTGACCCTTATCTGGCTTGCATTTCCACCGCCAACCGTAGCTTTACTTGATGCTGGAAAGTAACGATTGACGTCATTTTCAAACGAAGAAGAAAGCATGACATTGtcttgtttgtatgtgtgtgaaaatattacattttaaaatatatggatCATGGTCATTATATATGGTCATTGGTAATATATGGTCATTATATAACGAATGAAGGAGATGCTTCATTCCCCTTGTGTGCAGTTGGCTATTTTGGTACTATTCACAACTTCTGACAAGGAAAACCAAATAATTGCATACCGTACTGCACTGTACTGAACCATACTGCTCACTGGAAACGAGGCTTTACAATCAATTCGTTAGTCCAATCCACTTTAACCTACTGACATAAAAGGAGCATCAAAGTGGTCCATACAGCttatgcactatattccaagccTTCTAAAGTTACTCAACTGCATTGTGTGAAGAAACAACTGAAGGAATTGTTATCTACTGAAAATCAGAAGTCTTGGAATAAAGCATGcatttctttaaatgttaatCAATTTTGAGTTCTCACATACTGTAATAAAGACAGTGGAAATCTTGTAAATAGTCTAATCATGGAACAATATGGACTCTCTCATTTACAGGTCGACTTCCTGTCCCTTGAACCTATAGTTCCTGTCATCTTAAAGGTTGAGAGTGATGCTGACAAGTTCTCCATAAACCAGGATACAGGTGTTCTCTCGACCAAAGTCAAGCTAGACTTTGAGGAGAAGAGCAGCTACACTGTGCAGGTGTCGATATCGGATGGTACTAATCGAGATGAGACATCAGTCTTGGTTGAGGTGTTGGACATCAATGACAACAGTCCAGTGTTTGAAAGTCACCCTGCTACTGTCCCAGTACCAGAAGATCACAAGGTGGGAGATGAAGTGACGTCCGTAAATGCCACGGATGCAGATTCAGGGTTTAATGGTGAAGTGCGATACACTCTCCTGGGAGGTGCTGGGAGATTTAGTGTTGACCAAGAAACAGGAGTGATAACCCTAGCAGCTCCCCTTGACAGGGAGACCCAAGATGAGTACCGCTTAGTGATCACTGCCCAAGATCAGGGTCGCCCATCACGTTCAGCTACCACCACTCTGGACATCTCCGTGACTGACATCAATGACAATGCTCCCATATTTTCTGAACAACAGTATAAGATCACAGTGTCCGAGCATGTTGAAGTAGGAACAAACATCATAGACCTCAAGGCGACAGACAAAGATGACGGTGAAAATGCTATCGTGACTTATCACATTGTCAAACAGGAGCCTCCTGCAACACCACTCGTCTTTACCATTGATGAAGAGTCTGGCTCCATAAGCCTAGCTGGAAAACTGGACTTTGGCAAAGTAAAGAGTTACACTCTAGACGTGGAGGGACGAGATGGAGGAAACCCTGTTCTCACTGGCAGTGTTTCTGTAACAGTGTGGGTTGAGGACGTAAACGATAAAGCTCCTGTGTTCAGTAAGGACCAGTATGACGTGTCCGTCTATGAAAACATTGCAGGTGGAACTGCTCTGGTGTATTTGGTGGTTTCAGATGCGGATGAGGTAAGAAAAGTAGATGCTAGAATGACATTGGTTGTTGTACAAACTTAGAAACTTATAGTATTCTGACAACATCCCCTAAAGTCTATGTAGTAACTCCCAAGAAACCACCTGTTGACcttttccttaaagggggggtgaaatgctcgttttcactcaatatcctgttaaccttgagtacctatagagtagtactgcatccttcataactccaaaaagtctttagttttattatattcataagagaaagatagtctgtaccgatttttcccggaaaaacacgaccggctggaggcgtggcgtgtgggcggagcttaagaatcacgagcgccagtaggcttttgcgttgagagcgtttggaagttgtgacattatcgtgagggaaaaaccatcatccaaaacaaaccatggctaacagtcagattcagccgtttatttatgatccagaatcagatcccaaggctgaaactgaacgaaagcagcagcagcaacgactcgctccgagcggggctcgaacccgggtctccgatgggaggcggacgcactaacaaggaggcagagatatttgaagcagttttactcaccgcctgcggttccaacacacgatcgtgaccctttttcgctgggactgcattatccttaagaaataaacgatgtgcaaatccggcgtcaaactgggccttgtttgtaaaacaagcatcttcgaaatgcagggaacaaacaaaaacacttgcacaactccgttgatgctctgtaaaaataaactccatccactggtcccttaacgctgttttttttttggtaatatgttcagggttgtcttgccctggcaaccaaaa is drawn from Carassius gibelio isolate Cgi1373 ecotype wild population from Czech Republic chromosome B1, carGib1.2-hapl.c, whole genome shotgun sequence and contains these coding sequences:
- the LOC127949290 gene encoding protocadherin Fat 1 isoform X1, whose translation is MASFSISIYSLFILAFLHVHSVLSDTGFQPSVKSLSQSQINCATGTNVIVGSVQEGYEGEVERLTNIGPNDRLVLESYLFPVGLEFVELIYSEGDSSASVRTRKPLDADELKEYGEKLYYSVTCLNSGLKNLRTVDILDINDNPPIFQSESYSATVSETTTVGSDVLRVRADDADVSPENNRITYSILPPVPDEFEVRGDGNIRLKQRLNYNNAQQYIFTVEARDKGGLSDTTTVTITVEDFDNLNPYFDHSLYKASIEENQAGQLSDVTPEEIKAQDGDTGVNEPVVYSITAVFPNEYQSNFEIDRNSGVISVTTALDREEIDQITVNIQAAQRDDVSKTANAVVSVTIKDMDDNPPKFDQDQYTESILENSPQDQFVLHTRITDLDLGGFVGTIRIIPETVPFSISPDGIIRVKSSVDLDRETTASFSFQVEAQENPPSSSKATADVTITLLDENDNSPQFTTSSYEGKVFSNQTVGMQVVQVEAADLDEGPNGEISYSIEFGNERGHFEINENNGEITLINQIDLVVNTILEFALYVTAKDGGAITRSTAAIVNIKAPGESHPQFLRDSYQGQVEEDQADADIVKVDFLSLEPIVPVILKVESDADKFSINQDTGVLSTKVKLDFEEKSSYTVQVSISDGTNRDETSVLVEVLDINDNSPVFESHPATVPVPEDHKVGDEVTSVNATDADSGFNGEVRYTLLGGAGRFSVDQETGVITLAAPLDRETQDEYRLVITAQDQGRPSRSATTTLDISVTDINDNAPIFSEQQYKITVSEHVEVGTNIIDLKATDKDDGENAIVTYHIVKQEPPATPLVFTIDEESGSISLAGKLDFGKVKSYTLDVEGRDGGNPVLTGSVSVTVWVEDVNDKAPVFSKDQYDVSVYENIAGGTALVYLVVSDADEDGFSKGIFIMDSDTFAITDQGVISLRSNATLDRETIDNYIIEVIAVDQPDDGLSSTAQVNITVLDVNDNNPQFLPLPERIEIQEGVYTPSSPGEVCVISATDSDIGENGRVTMTVTSHSNIFSLKDDGTLLANEELDREAQDVYDVVIVAVDHGTPQGHNITRVRVSITDVNDNAPVFSSDTYSRSILIKDAKVGKLLLTVSATDKDAGSNANISYSFSEDSSVVALDAETGDITLTSDLSKVTEDTLLNLTAVATDHGTPAQSDEAEVLINFKLTSLTDTVAFESSSYNFLIKENEPKDTIVGEVKALTGSPQVTVSYNIKTHEDVFSVDEEGTIKALRQLDKEEEEWYILTVEAIDSRTPPNTAETMVSIQVENVNEAPVFENETYEAEMFTITPYKFPIVKVQASDPDVGESSELQYSLVKSTSLVEVEPNTGQIYVLDTSSVGDGLFPLDVKATDKHGLSTTATVQITVKKSKSDNVVVISLNQAVFTVEKKIPETEDSMKKALGLTVKILSVRAEDGIEMRTILRESTAKTYISFIAMDTSGAVIEATEVKEKLQSNHNALKVELEKVFGSDLEFKVEDSSGNNSEDSSGVVLIVLGVLVAVCIVGIVAMTSVYLVRNKKMKDTDSHEESFNIGRTLKKSSIDNGFNFSNKNAEDRGTEIDVSNTREPETNSENDADLRNGSSTSAF
- the LOC127949290 gene encoding protocadherin Fat 1 isoform X11, with translation MASFSISIYSLFILAFLHVHSVLSDTGFQPSVKSLSQSQINCATGTNVIVGSVQEGYEGEVERLTNIGPNDRLVLESYLFPVGLEFVELIYSEGDSSASVRTRKPLDADELKEYGEKLYYSVTCLNSGLKNLRTVDILDINDNPPIFQSESYSATVSETTTVGSDVLRVRADDADVSPENNRITYSILPPVPDEFEVRGDGNIRLKQRLNYNNAQQYIFTVEARDKGGLSDTTTVTITVEDFDNLNPYFDHSLYKASIEENQAGQLSDVTPEEIKAQDGDTGVNEPVVYSITAVFPNEYQSNFEIDRNSGVISVTTALDREEIDQITVNIQAAQRDDVSKTANAVVSVTIKDMDDNPPKFDQDQYTESILENSPQDQFVLHTRITDLDLGGFVGTIRIIPETVPFSISPDGIIRVKSSVDLDRETTASFSFQVEAQENPPSSSKATADVTITLLDENDNSPQFTTSSYEGKVFSNQTVGMQVVQVEAADLDEGPNGEISYSIEFGNERGHFEINENNGEITLINQIDLVVNTILEFALYVTAKDGGAITRSTAAIVNIKAPGESHPQFLRDSYQGQVEEDQADADIVKVDFLSLEPIVPVILKVESDADKFSINQDTGVLSTKVKLDFEEKSSYTVQVSISDGTNRDETSVLVEVLDINDNSPVFESHPATVPVPEDHKVGDEVTSVNATDADSGFNGEVRYTLLGGAGRFSVDQETGVITLAAPLDRETQDEYRLVITAQDQGRPSRSATTTLDISVTDINDNAPIFSEQQYKITVSEHVEVGTNIIDLKATDKDDGENAIVTYHIVKQEPPATPLVFTIDEESGSISLAGKLDFGKVKSYTLDVEGRDGGNPVLTGSVSVTVWVEDVNDKAPVFSKDQYDVSVYENIAGGTALVYLVVSDADEDGFSKGIFIMDSDTFAITDQGVISLRSNATLDRETIDNYIIEVIAVDQPDDGLSSTAQVNITVLDVNDNNPQFLPLPERIEIQEGVYTPSSPGEVCVISATDSDIGENGRVTMTVTSHSNIFSLKDDGTLLANEELDREAQDVYDVVIVAVDHGTPQGHNITRVRVSITDVNDNAPVFSSDTYSRSILIKDAKVGKLLLTVSATDKDAGSNANISYSFSEDSSVVALDAETGDITLTSDLSKVTEDTLLNLTAVATDHGTPAQSDEAEVLINFKLTSLTDTVAFESSSYNFLIKENEPKDTIVGEVKALTGSPQVTVSYNIKTHEDVFSVDEEGTIKALRQLDKEEEEWYILTVEAIDSRTPPNTAETMVSIQVENVNEAPVFENETYEAEMFTITPYKFPIVKVQASDPDVGESSELQYSLVKSTSLVEVEPNTGQIYVLDTSSVGDGLFPLDVKATDKHGLSTTATVQITVKKSKSDNVVVISLNQAVFTVEKKIPETEEKLQSNHNALKVELEKVFGSDLEFKVEDSSGNNSEDSSGVVLIVLGVLVAVCIVGIVAMTSVYLVRNKKMKDTDSHEESFNIGRTLKKSSIDNGFNFSNKNAEDRGTEIDVSNTREPETNSENDADLRNGSSTSAF